A genomic window from Desulfobulbaceae bacterium includes:
- a CDS encoding transposase yields MYIINVPNRNSPPAILLRESFRENGKVKNRTLANLTCLPTHSVETLRRSLKGENLVSPQEAFEIIEDGSPAHGHIDAVLTAMKRLGFSRLISSGNSRQRD; encoded by the coding sequence ATGTATATTATAAACGTTCCAAATAGAAACTCACCACCGGCCATTTTGCTCAGGGAGAGCTTTCGTGAAAATGGTAAGGTGAAAAACCGCACTCTCGCAAATCTGACTTGTTTGCCAACACACTCTGTTGAAACTTTACGTCGTTCTCTCAAGGGAGAAAATTTAGTTTCACCGCAAGAGGCTTTTGAGATTATTGAAGATGGCTCACCTGCCCATGGGCACATTGATGCTGTTTTAACAGCCATGAAGCGTCTTGGTTTTTCCCGTCTTATTTCGTCTGGAAACTCTAGGCAACGTGATTT